From Betta splendens chromosome 3, fBetSpl5.4, whole genome shotgun sequence, the proteins below share one genomic window:
- the kctd3 gene encoding BTB/POZ domain-containing protein KCTD3 isoform X1, whose translation MAANGNSPTPGMGEIIQLNVGGTRFSTSRQTLMWIPDSFFSSLLSGRISTLRDETGAIFIDRDPTAFAPILNFLRTKELDLRGVNISILRHEAEFYGITPLVRRLLLCEELDRSSCGSVLFHGYLPPPALPARKTSSASAAGSSSDERPGPSGADGFARVGPPPHPSFPGSPGTDDNHRLGPVVDPRKVLIIAGHHNWIVAAYAHFVICYRIKESSGWQQVFSSPYLDWTIERIALNAKVVGGPHGDKDKMVAAASESSIILWSIQDGGSGNEIGVFSLGVPVDDLFFIGNQLVATSHTGKVGVWNAVTQHWQVQDVVPITSCDTAGSFLLLGCNNGSIYYIDMQKFPLRMKDNDLLVTELYHDPSNDAITALSVYLTPKTSVSGNWIEIAYGTSSGAVRVIVQHPETVGSGPQLFQTFTVHRSPVTKIMLSEKHLVSVCADNNHVRTWTVTRFRGMISTQPGSTPLASFKILSLEETESHGSYCSGNDIGPFGERDDQQVFIHKVIPITNKLFVRLSSTGKRICEVQSVDGTTISCFMVRECEGSSRMGSRPRRYLFTGHGNGSIQMWDLTTAMDTANKGEERRKEGERAADVGGPTEEELLQLLDQCDLSTSRCATPNISPAPSVLQHTRLRESCSSLQLQAQEPIPESQATYGAVRPYRESPLLARARRTESFHSYGDFQNFSLTRGVLESTSHSSTQGPGPTPDARRSLCDFGPEDSERRASALELWACRAGAGGGAAAGAKAECGHQEAPRPPPDSPIPGGDVRRKVHPADEGEGPGSGGDGVKAEGGGRKRGVLEGGFLGRKRAPPVPHLTSVPSGSDGGGSDSSSNASPSPTKLASSTSPRHRKLAPEPSNQDSSL comes from the exons ATGGCTGCGAACGGGAACAGCCCGACGCCTGGGATGGGGGAGATCATCCAACTGAACGTCGGCGGGACGCG TTTCAGCACATCCAGACAGACCCTCATGTGGATCCCAGACTCCTTCTTCTCAAG tttgCTGAGTGGAAGGATATCAACACTTCGGGATGAAACTGGAGCT ATATTTATTGACAGAGACCCGACAGCTTTTGCGCCTATTTTGAATTTCCTCCGGACCAAAGAATTGGACCTTCG GGGTGTCAACATCAGCATCCTGCGGCACGAAGCAGAGTTTTATGGGATAACTCCTTTAG TGCGgcgcctgctgctgtgtgaggaaCTGGACCGCTCATCCTGTGGTAGCGTTCTGTTCCACGGTTACCTGCCACCGCCAG CCCTCCCTGCCCGTAAAACCAGCTCTGCCTCGGCCGCTGGTTCCTCCTCAGACGAACGACCGGGTCCAAGTGGAGCAGACGGCTTCGCCCGAGTCGGTCCCCCGCCCCACCCTTCGTTCCCCGGCTCTCCTGGAACAGACGACAATCACAGACTGG gtcCTGTGGTTGATCCCAGGAAAGTGCTGATTATAGCAGGACACCACAACTGGATTGTAGCAGCGTATGCACACTTTGTCATCTGCTACAG GATAAAAGAATCCTCCGGATGGCAGCAGGTGTTTTCCTCCCCCTACCTCGACTGGACCATCGAACGCATCGCACTCAACGCCAAGGTAGTGGGCGGCCCGCACGGAGACAAGGACAAGATGGTGGCCGCTGCCTCCGAGAGCAGCATCATCCTCTGGAGCATCCAAGATGGAGGCAGTGGCAATGAGATAG GTGTATTCAGCCTCGGAGTACCTGTCGACGATCTCTTCTTCATCGGGAACCAGCTGGTGGCTACGAGCCACACGGGGAAGGTGGGCGTGTGGAACGCCGTCACGCAGCACTGGCAG GTTCAAGACGTGGTTCCCATCACCAGCTGTGACACAGCAggatccttcctcctcctgggcTGCAACAACGGCTCCATCTACTACATTG ACATGCAGAAGTTTCCACTGAGGATGAAGGACAACGATCTTCTGGTGACAGAGCTTTATCATGACCCGTCGAACGATGCCATCACTGCACTGTCTGTCTACCTCACGCCGAAAACCA GTGTGAGTGGCAACTGGATAGAGATAGCCTATGGCACGAGCAGCGGCGCAGTCAGAGTCATCGTTCAGCACCCCGAGACCGTCGGGTCGGGCCCGCAGCTGTTCCAGACATTCACGGTACACAGGAGCCCGGTGACGAAGATCATGCTGTCGGAGAAACATCTGGTGTCAG TGTGTGCGGACAACAACCATGTTCGAACGTGGACAGTGACCCGGTTCAGAGGGATGATCTCCACCCAGCCTGGCTCCACCCCTCTGGCGTCTTTCAAAATACTGTCTCTGGAGGAGACCGAGAGCCACGGGAGCTATTGCTCTGGGAATGATATAG GCCCATTTGGAGAGAGAGACGACCAGCAGGTTTTCATCCACAAGGTCATTCCCATCACCAACAAACTTTTTGTGAGACTCTCATCAACTGGAAAACG GATCTGTGAAGTGCAGTCGGTGGACGGGACCACCATCTCTTGCTTCATGGTACGGGAGTGTGAGGGCTCCAGCCGGATGGGCTCGCGACCTCGGCGCTACCTGTTCACCGGCCACGGCAACGGCAGCATCCAAATGTGGGACCTGACGACCGCGATGGACACCGCTaacaaaggagaggagaggaggaaagagggtgAGAGAGCAGCAG ATGTCGGTGGACCaacggaggaggagctgctgcagctgttggacCAGTGCGACCTGAGCACCTCCCGCTGTGCTACACCAAACATTAGCCCGGCcccctctgtgctgcagcacacacgCCTGCGAGAGTCCTGCTCCAG TCTGCAGCTACAGGCCCAGGAGCCCATTCCTGAGAGCCAGGCCACTTACGGAGCCGTGCGACCCTACAGAGAGAGCCCCCTGCTGGCCCGTGCTCGCCGGACAGAGTCCTTCCACAGCTACGG AGACTTCCAGAACTTCAGTCTGACTCGAGGTGTTCTGGAAAGCACAAGCCACAGCTCCACCCAGGGCCCCGGGCCGACCCCTGACGCCCGCCGCTCGCTCTGTGACTTCGGGCCTGAGGACAGCGAGCGACGGGCCTCGGCTCTGGAGCTCTGGGCCTGCCGAGCCGGCGCCGGAGGGGGGGCGGCCGCTGGGGCGAAGGCAGAATGCGGTCATCAAGAAGCTCCACGACCGCCCCCAGACAGCCCGATCCCTGGGGGGGACGTCAGGCGAAAGGTGCACCCGGCAGATGAGGGAGAGGGTCCGGGCTCTGGGGGCGACGGTGTGAAGGCAGAAGGTggtgggaggaagaggggagtgCTGGAAGGCGGCTTCCTGGGGAGGAAGAGGGCGCCGCCGGTTCCTCACCTCACCTCCGTTCCCTCAGGGTCTgacggcggcggcagcgacTCGTCTTCGAACGCCTCTCCCTCCCCGACAAAACTGGCCTCGTCCACGTCGCCGCGACACAGGAAGCTGGCGCCCGAGCCGTCCAATCAGGACAGCAGCCTGTGA
- the LOC114852488 gene encoding nuclear receptor-binding protein-like, whose protein sequence is MMLEAEVKEAPALEATAVHMSSNAQPVQGAVASPVTSVQAPAITATEDEDESEDESEILEESPCGRWQKRREEVNQCSVPGIDAAYLAMDTEEGVEVVWNEVMISKRKNVKLLEEKINAVFDKLIHLEHPNIVKFHKYWADTKENRARVIFITEYMSSGSLKQFLKKTKKNHKTMNEKAWKRWCTQILSALSYLHSCGPPIIHGNLTCDTIFIQHNGLIKIGSVAPDTISNHVKTCHEQQKNLHFFAPEYGAVDDVTTAVDIYSFGMCALEMALLEIPGNGESSYVSQEAINNAIQSLEDPLQRELIQKCLDSDPSTRPTARELLFNQALFEVPQLKLLAAHCIVSHQHLFPENALEEITKNLDPNLVIAATKEAQLKLSQFPALELDKFLEDVRNGIYPMTAFGIPCPRQRQQETIQCPVVIPLVKSPTPEPAELETRRVIHMQCNVESVEEATRYHLTLLLKLEDKLNRHLSCDMLLDENVQELAGELVQLGLISEVDQNKIACLLEETISQGLN, encoded by the exons ATGATGTTGGAAGCGGAGGTGAAAGAGGCTCCAGCGTTGGAGGCCACAGCTGTACACATGTCCAGTAACGCTCAACCGGTGCAAGGGGCCGTGGCTTCACCTGTGACCTCTGTGCAAGCCCCCGCTATCACAGCAacagaggacgaggatgagAGTGAAGATGAGTCTGAGATTCTGGAGGAGAGTCCATGTGGACGCTGGCAGAAACGCAGAGAGGAG GTTAATCAGTGTAGTGTGCCTGGCATTGATGCCGCGTACTTGGCTATGGACACAGAGGAAGGGGTGGAAGTAGTCTGGAATGAAGTCATGATTTCGAAGAGGAAGAATGTCAAACTGTTGGAG GAAAAAATAAACGCAGTATTTGATAAATTGATCCATTTGGAACATCCAAATATTGTCAAATTTCACAAGTACTGGGCTGACACAAAGGAGAACCGGGCCAGG GTGATTTTCATCACTGAATATATGTCCTCAGGAAGTTTGAAGCAGTTtctgaaaaagacaaagaagaatCACAAGACCATGAATGAAAAA GCTTGGAAGAGATGGTGTACACAGATCCTGTCTGCTCTCAG TTATCTCCACTCGTGTGGACCACCCATCATCCATGGCAACCTGACCTGTGACACCATCTTCATTCAGCATAACGGGCTCATCAAGATCGGATCAG TTGCTCCAGACACCATCAGCAATCATGTGAAGACTTGTCATGAGCAACAGAAAAACTTACATTTCTTCGCCCCAGAATATGGAG CTGTTGATGATGTCACAACAGCTGTGGACATCTACTCTTTTGGCATGTGTGCCTTAGAG ATGGCGCTGTTGGAGATCCCGGGCAATGGAGAGTCCTCCTACGTTTCTCAGGAGGCCATTAACAACGCTATACAGTCACTGGAGGACCCACTACAAAGG GAGTTAATCCAGAAGTGCCTCGATAGTGATCCCAGTACAAGACCAACGGCCCGGGAGCTGCTATTTAACCAGGCTCTGTTCGAAGTACCACAGTTAAAGCTGCTGGCTGCACATTGTATCGTCAGCCACCAAC ACTTGTTTCCTGAGAATGCTCTGGAGGAGATTACGAAGAATCTGGACCCTAATCTGGTCATTGCTGCGACAAAAGAAGCACAGCTCAA GCTTTCACAGTTTCCTGCTTTGGAGCTTGATAAATTTCTGGAAGATGTCAG GAATGGCATTTACCCAATGACTGCCTTTGGGATCCCCTGTCCTCGGCAGCGTCAACAAGAGACCATTCAATGTCCTGTTGTCATACCCTTGGTCAAATCTCCCACCCCTGAACCTGCAGAGCTTGAGACACGTAGG GTCATTCATATGCAGTGCAACGTTGAATCTGTTGAGGAGGCAACAAGGTATCAT TTGACGTTGCTGTTAAAGTTGGAGGATAAACTGAATAGACATCTAAGCTGTGACATGTTACTTG ATGAAAATGTTCAAGAGTTGGCTGGAGAGCTGGTGCAGCTGGGCTTGATCAGtgag
- the kctd3 gene encoding BTB/POZ domain-containing protein KCTD3 isoform X2, translating into MAANGNSPTPGMGEIIQLNVGGTRFSTSRQTLMWIPDSFFSSLLSGRISTLRDETGAIFIDRDPTAFAPILNFLRTKELDLRGVNISILRHEAEFYGITPLVRRLLLCEELDRSSCGSVLFHGYLPPPALPARKTSSASAAGSSSDERPGPSGADGFARVGPPPHPSFPGSPGTDDNHRLGPVVDPRKVLIIAGHHNWIVAAYAHFVICYRIKESSGWQQVFSSPYLDWTIERIALNAKVVGGPHGDKDKMVAAASESSIILWSIQDGGSGNEIGVFSLGVPVDDLFFIGNQLVATSHTGKVGVWNAVTQHWQVQDVVPITSCDTAGSFLLLGCNNGSIYYIDMQKFPLRMKDNDLLVTELYHDPSNDAITALSVYLTPKTSVSGNWIEIAYGTSSGAVRVIVQHPETVGSGPQLFQTFTVHRSPVTKIMLSEKHLVSVCADNNHVRTWTVTRFRGMISTQPGSTPLASFKILSLEETESHGSYCSGNDIGPFGERDDQQVFIHKVIPITNKLFVRLSSTGKRICEVQSVDGTTISCFMVRECEGSSRMGSRPRRYLFTGHGNGSIQMWDLTTAMDTANKGEERRKEDVGGPTEEELLQLLDQCDLSTSRCATPNISPAPSVLQHTRLRESCSSLQLQAQEPIPESQATYGAVRPYRESPLLARARRTESFHSYGDFQNFSLTRGVLESTSHSSTQGPGPTPDARRSLCDFGPEDSERRASALELWACRAGAGGGAAAGAKAECGHQEAPRPPPDSPIPGGDVRRKVHPADEGEGPGSGGDGVKAEGGGRKRGVLEGGFLGRKRAPPVPHLTSVPSGSDGGGSDSSSNASPSPTKLASSTSPRHRKLAPEPSNQDSSL; encoded by the exons ATGGCTGCGAACGGGAACAGCCCGACGCCTGGGATGGGGGAGATCATCCAACTGAACGTCGGCGGGACGCG TTTCAGCACATCCAGACAGACCCTCATGTGGATCCCAGACTCCTTCTTCTCAAG tttgCTGAGTGGAAGGATATCAACACTTCGGGATGAAACTGGAGCT ATATTTATTGACAGAGACCCGACAGCTTTTGCGCCTATTTTGAATTTCCTCCGGACCAAAGAATTGGACCTTCG GGGTGTCAACATCAGCATCCTGCGGCACGAAGCAGAGTTTTATGGGATAACTCCTTTAG TGCGgcgcctgctgctgtgtgaggaaCTGGACCGCTCATCCTGTGGTAGCGTTCTGTTCCACGGTTACCTGCCACCGCCAG CCCTCCCTGCCCGTAAAACCAGCTCTGCCTCGGCCGCTGGTTCCTCCTCAGACGAACGACCGGGTCCAAGTGGAGCAGACGGCTTCGCCCGAGTCGGTCCCCCGCCCCACCCTTCGTTCCCCGGCTCTCCTGGAACAGACGACAATCACAGACTGG gtcCTGTGGTTGATCCCAGGAAAGTGCTGATTATAGCAGGACACCACAACTGGATTGTAGCAGCGTATGCACACTTTGTCATCTGCTACAG GATAAAAGAATCCTCCGGATGGCAGCAGGTGTTTTCCTCCCCCTACCTCGACTGGACCATCGAACGCATCGCACTCAACGCCAAGGTAGTGGGCGGCCCGCACGGAGACAAGGACAAGATGGTGGCCGCTGCCTCCGAGAGCAGCATCATCCTCTGGAGCATCCAAGATGGAGGCAGTGGCAATGAGATAG GTGTATTCAGCCTCGGAGTACCTGTCGACGATCTCTTCTTCATCGGGAACCAGCTGGTGGCTACGAGCCACACGGGGAAGGTGGGCGTGTGGAACGCCGTCACGCAGCACTGGCAG GTTCAAGACGTGGTTCCCATCACCAGCTGTGACACAGCAggatccttcctcctcctgggcTGCAACAACGGCTCCATCTACTACATTG ACATGCAGAAGTTTCCACTGAGGATGAAGGACAACGATCTTCTGGTGACAGAGCTTTATCATGACCCGTCGAACGATGCCATCACTGCACTGTCTGTCTACCTCACGCCGAAAACCA GTGTGAGTGGCAACTGGATAGAGATAGCCTATGGCACGAGCAGCGGCGCAGTCAGAGTCATCGTTCAGCACCCCGAGACCGTCGGGTCGGGCCCGCAGCTGTTCCAGACATTCACGGTACACAGGAGCCCGGTGACGAAGATCATGCTGTCGGAGAAACATCTGGTGTCAG TGTGTGCGGACAACAACCATGTTCGAACGTGGACAGTGACCCGGTTCAGAGGGATGATCTCCACCCAGCCTGGCTCCACCCCTCTGGCGTCTTTCAAAATACTGTCTCTGGAGGAGACCGAGAGCCACGGGAGCTATTGCTCTGGGAATGATATAG GCCCATTTGGAGAGAGAGACGACCAGCAGGTTTTCATCCACAAGGTCATTCCCATCACCAACAAACTTTTTGTGAGACTCTCATCAACTGGAAAACG GATCTGTGAAGTGCAGTCGGTGGACGGGACCACCATCTCTTGCTTCATGGTACGGGAGTGTGAGGGCTCCAGCCGGATGGGCTCGCGACCTCGGCGCTACCTGTTCACCGGCCACGGCAACGGCAGCATCCAAATGTGGGACCTGACGACCGCGATGGACACCGCTaacaaaggagaggagaggaggaaagagg ATGTCGGTGGACCaacggaggaggagctgctgcagctgttggacCAGTGCGACCTGAGCACCTCCCGCTGTGCTACACCAAACATTAGCCCGGCcccctctgtgctgcagcacacacgCCTGCGAGAGTCCTGCTCCAG TCTGCAGCTACAGGCCCAGGAGCCCATTCCTGAGAGCCAGGCCACTTACGGAGCCGTGCGACCCTACAGAGAGAGCCCCCTGCTGGCCCGTGCTCGCCGGACAGAGTCCTTCCACAGCTACGG AGACTTCCAGAACTTCAGTCTGACTCGAGGTGTTCTGGAAAGCACAAGCCACAGCTCCACCCAGGGCCCCGGGCCGACCCCTGACGCCCGCCGCTCGCTCTGTGACTTCGGGCCTGAGGACAGCGAGCGACGGGCCTCGGCTCTGGAGCTCTGGGCCTGCCGAGCCGGCGCCGGAGGGGGGGCGGCCGCTGGGGCGAAGGCAGAATGCGGTCATCAAGAAGCTCCACGACCGCCCCCAGACAGCCCGATCCCTGGGGGGGACGTCAGGCGAAAGGTGCACCCGGCAGATGAGGGAGAGGGTCCGGGCTCTGGGGGCGACGGTGTGAAGGCAGAAGGTggtgggaggaagaggggagtgCTGGAAGGCGGCTTCCTGGGGAGGAAGAGGGCGCCGCCGGTTCCTCACCTCACCTCCGTTCCCTCAGGGTCTgacggcggcggcagcgacTCGTCTTCGAACGCCTCTCCCTCCCCGACAAAACTGGCCTCGTCCACGTCGCCGCGACACAGGAAGCTGGCGCCCGAGCCGTCCAATCAGGACAGCAGCCTGTGA